The proteins below are encoded in one region of Fibrella aestuarina BUZ 2:
- a CDS encoding MFS transporter → MNRLPLTTIFVTVLLDVIGVGIATPTITPLLLRPDSGLLPPGYPVDERTVILGFLLASFSIAGFFGGPLLGALSDRYGRKPMLIFSLCLTLAGYLIFALGIQQRNLSLLFLSRIVYGLGGGNIAIIQSAIADVSDPASRIKNFGLVGVAFGLGFIIGPTLGGELANPKTVAWFNFTTPFYAAALLAILNLLMVLVAFRETLAAPLIRPITPLTGFRNIAEAFGNARLRLLFVGVFFYALGFNFYTQFFSVYLLKRFDFDQVQIGRYFGFVGICIALMQGLVVRRVASQYTPQQIVRVSVLGLAIALWCFLLPQQAWQVFLVAPLMALFQGLTSPNATALVSASAGAGEQGKILGINQSVLSASFALPPIIAGYIETIDLRLPLVLAGFMALLGWIFLVRFINKGESTA, encoded by the coding sequence ATGAATCGGTTACCCCTGACTACCATTTTCGTTACGGTTTTGCTCGACGTGATTGGCGTGGGTATTGCCACGCCTACCATCACGCCACTGTTGCTCCGGCCCGATTCGGGATTGCTACCACCCGGTTATCCTGTCGATGAGCGTACGGTGATCCTGGGGTTTCTGCTGGCCTCGTTTTCGATCGCTGGTTTCTTCGGTGGCCCGCTGCTCGGCGCCTTATCCGATCGGTACGGGCGGAAGCCGATGCTTATTTTCTCGCTCTGCCTCACGCTGGCCGGTTACCTCATTTTTGCGCTGGGGATTCAGCAACGCAACCTGTCGTTGCTGTTCCTGAGCCGTATCGTGTATGGCCTTGGCGGTGGTAACATTGCTATCATCCAATCGGCCATTGCTGACGTGAGCGACCCGGCGTCGCGCATCAAAAACTTTGGCCTTGTTGGCGTCGCCTTCGGGTTGGGCTTCATCATTGGCCCCACGTTGGGGGGTGAACTGGCTAATCCAAAAACGGTAGCCTGGTTCAACTTTACCACGCCGTTCTATGCGGCCGCGCTGCTCGCGATCCTGAACCTGCTGATGGTGCTGGTGGCCTTCCGCGAGACGCTGGCGGCACCCCTCATCCGGCCCATCACGCCGCTGACGGGCTTTCGGAACATCGCCGAGGCCTTTGGGAACGCCCGACTGCGCCTGTTGTTCGTGGGCGTATTTTTTTATGCGCTGGGCTTCAACTTTTACACCCAGTTTTTCTCGGTTTACCTGCTCAAGCGCTTTGATTTTGATCAGGTGCAGATCGGGCGGTACTTTGGCTTTGTGGGCATCTGCATCGCGCTGATGCAGGGGCTGGTGGTGCGGCGGGTCGCCAGCCAGTACACGCCGCAGCAGATCGTGCGGGTGAGCGTGCTGGGGCTGGCCATTGCGCTCTGGTGCTTTCTGCTGCCTCAGCAGGCCTGGCAGGTCTTTCTGGTGGCTCCGCTGATGGCACTGTTTCAGGGGCTGACGTCGCCCAACGCCACGGCGCTGGTGTCGGCCAGTGCGGGAGCAGGTGAGCAGGGCAAAATTCTGGGTATTAACCAGTCGGTGCTGTCGGCCTCGTTTGCCTTACCGCCCATTATCGCGGGCTACATCGAAACCATTGACCTGCGGCTTCCCCTGGTTCTGGCCGGCTTTATGGCGCTGCTGGGTTGGATTTTTCTAGTCCGTTTCATCAATAAAGGCGAAAGCACGGCCTGA
- a CDS encoding glycoside hydrolase family 2 TIM barrel-domain containing protein: MQSTATGFTLLRHGKPYFIEGAGGVRYFDRLKACGGNSIRIWDDNDAERVLDEAQKLGLTVMLGLWVERETEGFDYNNGEAIQKQQERIRQTVLKYRNHPALLMWCVGNEVGLYATNLHAYDEMNRLMQLVHKLDPEHPVTTALSLDSSREVWLLRERCPDLDILSVNVYGEIDKLPQRLQEGGWTGPYIFSEYGAKGFWGESGTSPWVTPVEPTSQEKYDFVKQAYKQHIGSRPPKCLGSYFFYWGNKQEETSTWFSAFDETGRESAMVGLMQELWSGTSPSNRAPIIKALRVNGQSMPFREFTASSTLQLADVLATDPDGDTLTYHWEIKPQAQQKAHFMGTAMPAIEGLTRSPINGQRLSFVLPSTPGPYRLFVFAYDQHNHVATANLTFRVVKGD, from the coding sequence GTGCAATCCACCGCTACCGGCTTTACGCTGCTCCGACACGGCAAACCGTATTTCATCGAAGGGGCGGGTGGGGTACGTTACTTCGATCGCCTGAAAGCCTGCGGCGGCAATTCCATTCGGATTTGGGACGATAACGATGCCGAACGGGTGCTCGACGAAGCCCAGAAACTCGGCCTGACGGTGATGCTGGGCCTGTGGGTCGAGCGGGAGACCGAAGGGTTTGACTATAACAACGGCGAGGCCATTCAGAAACAGCAGGAACGCATCCGGCAAACGGTGTTGAAATACCGCAACCACCCCGCGTTGCTGATGTGGTGCGTAGGCAATGAAGTGGGTCTGTATGCCACCAACCTGCATGCCTACGACGAGATGAACCGGCTTATGCAGCTAGTGCACAAACTCGACCCCGAGCACCCGGTAACCACGGCGCTCTCGCTCGACAGCAGCCGCGAGGTGTGGCTGTTGCGCGAACGCTGCCCCGACCTCGATATCCTGTCGGTCAATGTGTACGGCGAAATCGATAAGCTGCCCCAGCGGCTTCAGGAAGGCGGCTGGACAGGCCCCTATATTTTCTCGGAGTACGGTGCCAAAGGGTTCTGGGGCGAGTCAGGTACGTCGCCCTGGGTGACGCCCGTTGAGCCGACCAGCCAGGAGAAATACGATTTTGTGAAACAGGCTTACAAGCAGCATATCGGCTCCCGGCCACCCAAGTGCCTGGGTTCGTACTTTTTCTATTGGGGCAACAAGCAGGAGGAGACGAGCACCTGGTTCAGCGCATTCGACGAAACGGGGCGCGAGTCGGCAATGGTCGGCCTGATGCAGGAGCTATGGTCAGGTACGTCGCCCAGCAACCGTGCGCCCATTATCAAAGCCCTGCGCGTGAACGGTCAGTCGATGCCTTTCCGGGAGTTCACGGCCTCATCGACGCTCCAGCTAGCCGATGTACTCGCCACCGACCCCGACGGAGATACGTTGACGTATCACTGGGAGATCAAGCCGCAGGCGCAGCAGAAAGCCCATTTTATGGGCACCGCCATGCCGGCGATCGAAGGCCTGACGCGCTCGCCCATCAATGGGCAGCGGCTGTCATTTGTGCTGCCGTCGACGCCGGGCCCCTACCGGCTGTTTGTGTTTGCCTACGATCAGCACAACCACGTCGCGACGGCCAACCTCACCTTCCGGGTGGTAAAGGGGGACTGA
- the mazG gene encoding nucleoside triphosphate pyrophosphohydrolase has translation MTFDQLPPRRQEQLMAFNRLLTIMDELREQCPWDRKQTLDSLRHLTIEETYELSDAILEGDLTEVKKEIGDLMLHMVFYSRIGSEQPADSPTRFDVADVLNSISEKLIRRHPHIYGDTVADTEEQVKANWEQLKLKEGNKSVLGGVPQSLPALVKAMRIQEKARGAGFDWEEKEQVWEKVEEEMQEFRAEFSHDNVPSAPEQAERAEGEFGDLLFSLVNYARFININPETALERTNRKFIKRFKYLEEQARANGRQLSDMTLAEMDVYWNAAKRMP, from the coding sequence ATGACTTTCGATCAATTACCGCCGCGTCGCCAGGAGCAGCTAATGGCTTTCAATCGCTTGCTGACGATCATGGATGAACTGCGTGAACAGTGCCCCTGGGACCGCAAGCAAACGCTGGATAGCCTTCGCCACCTGACGATCGAGGAGACTTACGAACTCTCCGACGCCATTCTGGAAGGCGACCTCACCGAAGTGAAAAAAGAAATCGGCGATCTGATGCTGCACATGGTCTTCTACAGCCGTATCGGCTCCGAACAACCAGCCGACTCCCCTACCCGTTTCGACGTGGCCGACGTGCTGAACAGCATCAGTGAGAAGCTCATCCGCCGCCATCCACACATCTACGGCGATACCGTTGCCGATACCGAAGAGCAGGTAAAGGCCAACTGGGAGCAACTAAAGCTGAAAGAAGGCAACAAGTCGGTGCTGGGTGGCGTGCCGCAGTCGCTACCGGCGCTGGTGAAAGCCATGCGCATTCAGGAAAAAGCACGCGGAGCCGGTTTCGACTGGGAAGAGAAAGAACAGGTCTGGGAGAAGGTGGAAGAGGAAATGCAGGAGTTTCGCGCCGAATTCAGCCACGACAACGTACCCAGCGCACCGGAGCAGGCCGAACGCGCCGAGGGTGAGTTTGGCGACCTGCTGTTTTCGCTAGTCAACTACGCCCGGTTTATTAACATCAACCCTGAAACGGCGCTGGAACGGACGAACCGGAAGTTCATCAAGCGCTTCAAGTACCTCGAAGAGCAGGCGCGGGCCAACGGTCGGCAACTTAGCGACATGACGCTGGCCGAAATGGATGTGTACTGGAATGCCGCAAAACGGATGCCATAA
- a CDS encoding tetratricopeptide repeat protein: METNTIIKLPSARVKAFLKRLQQLAWLELFEKWFGVGTKLLWLTLFVAFSVYLRKEYKRNIFYVQDFKVPPAWVEQGYSGEVVKQAILDEIDKIMNGMYANDKSMIGSNEDKTELLNELTVEGFNLKAVTKSILALLGKKDKSIGGYITLSDSTQTVAIQVTDQITQPLSVEQNEPAQHLIHKAAMEIMKVRSPKALITYYMVKKDNAMVDKTYAYLRKHRELMNDYFFYMTSVAVALNSQNYEDAFAWTDSAATRFPNDRLAYYTRAEIYMTLAYHAKADAPTIQKYKRLFIENMRKASEPGLPSEAVELPQTANRYLANFYTNENDFKSLVDLVERNQMEQTLSAPLNNGLAYAYLSQKKYKKAEEALRRATFQAPNIGDYWDSLAELYSIQGNDSAAVINLTKALGSPQKSEVVSAKAYQTDTRWGRLRKRPDFQQLLNR; the protein is encoded by the coding sequence GTGGAAACAAACACGATTATTAAACTGCCATCTGCACGGGTTAAGGCCTTTTTAAAGCGCCTTCAGCAATTAGCCTGGCTCGAGTTATTCGAAAAGTGGTTTGGCGTTGGAACAAAATTATTGTGGCTCACGCTCTTTGTTGCCTTTAGCGTGTACCTCCGCAAAGAATACAAGCGGAATATCTTCTATGTACAGGATTTCAAGGTGCCTCCTGCTTGGGTAGAGCAGGGCTACAGCGGCGAAGTGGTCAAGCAAGCCATCCTCGACGAGATCGACAAGATTATGAATGGCATGTATGCCAATGATAAGTCCATGATCGGTAGCAACGAGGATAAAACGGAGCTTTTGAATGAGCTTACCGTTGAGGGGTTTAACCTTAAAGCCGTAACCAAATCTATCCTGGCGCTCTTGGGCAAAAAAGATAAAAGCATTGGGGGCTACATTACGCTCAGTGATTCTACCCAAACGGTAGCAATACAGGTTACCGACCAGATCACGCAGCCGTTATCCGTTGAGCAGAACGAACCCGCTCAACACCTGATTCACAAAGCCGCGATGGAAATTATGAAGGTGCGGTCGCCCAAAGCGCTGATCACCTATTACATGGTGAAAAAAGACAACGCTATGGTTGACAAGACGTATGCGTATTTGAGAAAACACCGGGAGTTGATGAACGATTATTTTTTCTACATGACCTCGGTTGCCGTTGCCTTGAACAGCCAAAACTATGAGGATGCTTTTGCTTGGACGGATAGTGCCGCTACGCGGTTTCCAAATGATAGATTAGCTTATTACACCCGGGCCGAAATCTACATGACCTTGGCTTATCATGCGAAAGCAGATGCCCCGACGATCCAGAAGTATAAACGCTTGTTTATCGAGAATATGCGTAAAGCCAGCGAGCCAGGCCTGCCGTCAGAAGCAGTCGAGTTGCCCCAGACGGCCAATCGGTATTTAGCCAACTTCTATACCAACGAAAATGATTTTAAGTCGCTGGTTGATCTGGTTGAGCGGAACCAGATGGAGCAAACGCTGAGCGCGCCTCTGAATAACGGGCTAGCATATGCCTACTTGAGTCAGAAGAAGTATAAGAAGGCCGAGGAGGCCCTCAGAAGAGCGACGTTTCAGGCACCCAATATCGGTGACTATTGGGACTCGCTAGCTGAGCTATACAGCATTCAAGGTAACGATTCAGCAGCCGTTATCAACCTAACTAAGGCGCTGGGATCTCCACAAAAATCAGAAGTAGTCTCAGCGAAGGCCTATCAAACAGATACTCGCTGGGGGCGATTGCGAAAGCGCCCCGATTTTCAGCAGCTACTGAACCGATAG
- a CDS encoding glycosyltransferase family 2 protein, with amino-acid sequence MKWPTFTDASPNAQYNFTSSPGDQRPVRILIVVGLLFMAAFGWVYFQPDNVGYSWLYVLLTISVVFKLLRLLHEWYHYWNVKPPVRPATIDHPLTVDVLTTYCPGEPYDMVINTLKAIQRIRYPHTTYLCDEANDPYLKQVCADMGVRHVTRTEKKDAKAGNINNALQEATGDICLVIDPDHVPVPDFLDQVLPYFNDPQIGFVQCVQGYYNQKESIVAFGATEQTYSFYGPMMTCMGHYGTAQAIGANCTFRRTALDSIGGHANGLSEDMHTAMRLHAKGWKSAYVPLPLSYGLVPATMAAYYKQQLKWSRGTFELLVTTLPRIFSGLTLRQKVHYTTLPLYYLLGLVYFFDLLIPIGALVLMEMPIRLDLLVFGTVYTPLLLTGFLVRQYAQRWLIEKHEPGFHLVGGMLASGTWWVYTLGLIYTIFRVKVPYIPTPKDDRPRNNFTLILPNLLMLLATMGAMSYSIFHYWRFALRNEFVLLMLSFAFINATVLSINVLVGQEAFVLRAIRWLDRLSLRQSSIHTGRVVMWQVRYGLYGWLRRSALPLFGALLLLAGGLMAYTVVRKTRQLPHELRYANTQPFYFGSETPQQAVSALQPGGQTIVPQHLNWPLNTFESIASPKLNSNPGELPLLYLEPEIGQPNTERAVQVFLGDVVNGRYDAPLLRLATTLRTYPGLVLISLMPEFDDPTQAWGMQHQSTLLQYRKAWQYVVTFLRDQRAYNLYWVWCPSRPNTIVEQYPGADYVDWLGVTVYDNPAQNPDSLHHSFAYLFQETHNTIRMHKAYSIRQKPVLITHFGTTASPQSPEGANWKTEAFTMIHERYPQVRGVIFD; translated from the coding sequence ATGAAATGGCCGACGTTTACCGACGCCTCTCCCAATGCCCAGTATAATTTTACGTCATCGCCCGGCGACCAGCGCCCCGTCCGCATACTGATTGTTGTCGGCCTGTTGTTCATGGCCGCGTTTGGGTGGGTGTACTTCCAACCTGATAATGTGGGGTATTCGTGGCTGTACGTGCTGCTGACGATTTCGGTCGTTTTCAAGCTGTTGCGCTTGTTGCACGAGTGGTACCATTACTGGAACGTAAAACCGCCCGTTCGCCCCGCTACCATCGATCATCCGCTGACGGTCGACGTGCTGACGACCTACTGCCCCGGTGAGCCGTACGACATGGTGATCAATACGCTGAAAGCCATTCAGCGCATTCGCTATCCCCACACCACGTACCTGTGCGACGAAGCCAACGACCCGTATCTGAAACAGGTCTGTGCCGATATGGGCGTACGGCACGTGACGCGCACCGAAAAAAAGGACGCCAAGGCCGGTAACATCAACAACGCCCTGCAGGAAGCCACGGGCGACATTTGCCTTGTCATCGACCCCGACCACGTACCCGTACCCGATTTTCTGGATCAGGTCCTGCCGTATTTCAACGACCCGCAGATCGGGTTTGTACAGTGCGTACAGGGGTATTACAACCAGAAAGAGAGCATTGTCGCCTTCGGGGCTACCGAGCAGACCTACAGCTTCTACGGCCCGATGATGACCTGCATGGGGCACTACGGCACGGCGCAGGCGATTGGGGCCAACTGCACCTTCCGGCGCACGGCCCTCGACAGCATCGGTGGCCACGCCAACGGCCTGTCCGAAGACATGCACACGGCCATGCGGCTGCACGCGAAAGGCTGGAAGTCGGCCTACGTACCGCTTCCGCTGTCATACGGGCTGGTGCCGGCCACGATGGCGGCCTATTACAAGCAGCAATTGAAGTGGTCGCGGGGTACGTTCGAACTGCTGGTAACGACCCTGCCGCGCATCTTCAGCGGCCTCACGCTGCGCCAGAAAGTGCATTACACCACGTTGCCGCTCTATTATCTGCTGGGCCTCGTCTACTTCTTTGACTTGCTGATTCCCATCGGGGCGCTGGTATTGATGGAGATGCCCATCCGGCTCGATCTGCTGGTGTTTGGTACCGTCTATACGCCCCTGCTACTGACGGGTTTTCTGGTACGACAATACGCCCAGCGCTGGCTCATCGAAAAACACGAACCGGGGTTCCACCTCGTGGGCGGCATGCTCGCCAGCGGGACGTGGTGGGTCTATACACTTGGCCTGATTTACACCATTTTCCGGGTGAAAGTGCCTTACATTCCCACGCCGAAAGATGACCGACCCCGCAACAACTTCACGCTGATACTGCCGAATCTGCTGATGCTGCTGGCCACGATGGGGGCTATGAGCTACAGCATTTTCCACTACTGGCGGTTTGCGCTTCGAAACGAGTTCGTGCTGCTGATGCTGAGCTTTGCCTTTATCAATGCCACCGTGTTGAGTATCAACGTGCTGGTTGGGCAGGAGGCCTTCGTGCTGAGGGCCATCCGCTGGCTCGACCGGCTGAGCCTGCGCCAGTCGTCGATTCACACGGGCCGGGTGGTGATGTGGCAGGTGCGTTATGGCCTGTATGGCTGGCTCCGGCGGTCGGCGCTGCCCCTGTTTGGCGCACTGCTGCTGCTGGCGGGTGGGCTTATGGCCTACACCGTGGTGCGAAAAACGCGTCAGCTACCCCATGAGCTTCGGTACGCCAACACGCAGCCGTTCTACTTCGGCAGCGAAACGCCGCAGCAGGCCGTTAGTGCGTTGCAGCCGGGCGGACAAACCATTGTGCCTCAACACCTGAACTGGCCCCTCAACACGTTTGAATCCATTGCGTCGCCCAAACTGAACAGCAACCCCGGCGAGTTGCCCCTGCTGTATCTGGAGCCGGAAATTGGCCAGCCCAATACCGAGCGGGCCGTGCAGGTCTTTCTCGGAGATGTGGTCAACGGTCGCTACGACGCCCCGCTGCTTCGGCTGGCCACTACGCTGCGCACGTACCCAGGCTTGGTGCTCATCAGCCTGATGCCCGAATTCGACGACCCGACGCAGGCATGGGGCATGCAACATCAGTCTACGCTGCTACAGTATCGGAAAGCCTGGCAGTATGTGGTCACGTTTCTGCGCGATCAGCGGGCCTACAACCTGTATTGGGTATGGTGTCCATCGCGCCCCAACACCATCGTAGAGCAATATCCGGGGGCCGATTACGTCGACTGGCTGGGGGTAACGGTCTACGACAATCCGGCGCAGAACCCCGATTCGCTGCATCACTCGTTTGCCTATTTGTTTCAGGAAACGCACAACACCATTCGGATGCACAAGGCGTACAGCATTCGGCAGAAACCCGTGCTGATTACGCACTTCGGGACCACCGCTTCGCCCCAGTCGCCCGAGGGGGCCAACTGGAAAACCGAGGCCTTCACCATGATTCACGAGCGTTACCCGCAGGTTCGCGGCGTTATCTTCGACTAA
- a CDS encoding recombinase family protein, with amino-acid sequence MIFGYYRVCTQDRQTDVFERACCPKRFIEKADGAKMNHHQLQMLPEQLRSGDTFMVIKLGRPGRSLQRLIDIAHELEEGGVDFVSVQDNINTSPATGTKLGSGSGTLVRHLHPRGASDDAKQLVR; translated from the coding sequence ATGATTTTTGGCTATTACCGAGTATGCACCCAGGATCGGCAAACCGACGTCTTTGAGCGAGCATGTTGCCCGAAGCGCTTTATCGAAAAAGCCGACGGTGCCAAAATGAACCACCACCAACTACAGATGCTGCCTGAGCAACTGCGTTCTGGTGATACGTTCATGGTAATAAAGCTCGGGCGGCCCGGACGTAGCCTTCAGCGCCTGATCGATATTGCCCACGAACTGGAAGAGGGTGGGGTTGACTTCGTTTCCGTTCAGGATAACATTAATACCAGCCCTGCAACAGGCACAAAGTTGGGCAGTGGTTCTGGAACGTTAGTCAGGCACTTACACCCTAGAGGCGCATCAGATGATGCCAAGCAATTAGTACGCTAG
- a CDS encoding DUF7133 domain-containing protein — MNGSPLRQGADTLLKAASWPDELLLNAFAGPSLTPSPACLAVAPTGEVYVGVDKMGSLGKEPGKGSIVRLIDANNDGQMDSHTEFAQVDNPRGILPLGDQLLVLHTTFSPETKKATGMDLVVFEDKNQDGVADGPSKPLIQHISNVNFIQKRGTDHATNGIRMGIDGWVYIAVGDFGFHKAVDRTGKELTMLGGGIVRVRPDGTEMEVYTHGTRNIYDVAIDPYMNTFTRDNTNDGGGWNIRFSHHIQSGEYGYPALFKHFTNEIIPALVDVGGGSGTGSLYMDEPSWPEKYNHVPMMADWGRNQLYLHRVTSDGASFVQKEEAFIKLPQITDVDIDGSGRMYLAAWDGAGYTGNPGKGYVARAVPKDWTYVPFSNVKKMSVKKLVQLLRSNSAVARLAAQQELLGRADASVPKTVWSIATDKQLALPGRIAAMYTYAQSAGNAGIPNLVKLTADETMQEYALRALADRKTLAANVPLEPFLAGLTSSSPRVQTAAIIGLGRLGKPEAAQALLQVRMPDSFVTPASGTEGPHATPNSAIIPAHLAVRALVNLQAVDACVNALNTNQSTLALWALQYMHDPKAVNGLLMAYTKTTDAAQKAKLLTAVARLYKKEADYDGSWWWSTRPDTHGPYYRAIDWASSPQIKTWLIEEWKKSDQKPFFTELNSRLRLEIPEFGVEETVIAKEEPKVDLEKIRTKKGQIGESSIEDVMLAMGNIKGDAALGKTLFAQQGCIACHSLNKNEPMKGPFMGQIGSIMTREQIAESILKPDASISQGFATVFITAKGNKSYTGFVTEESANRIVMRDITGKVYTLKASEVVSRKEMENSMMPTGLANSLSYEEFASLITFLSQQKK; from the coding sequence ATGAATGGATCGCCGCTTCGGCAAGGAGCTGATACCTTGTTGAAAGCGGCCAGTTGGCCCGATGAGCTACTGTTAAATGCCTTCGCAGGCCCATCGCTAACGCCTAGCCCGGCCTGCTTAGCCGTGGCGCCTACGGGGGAAGTGTACGTGGGCGTCGATAAAATGGGATCGCTGGGCAAAGAGCCCGGTAAAGGAAGCATCGTGCGGCTCATCGATGCAAATAATGATGGGCAGATGGACAGCCATACGGAATTCGCTCAGGTCGATAATCCACGGGGAATTCTGCCGCTGGGCGATCAATTACTGGTGCTGCACACCACCTTTTCGCCGGAAACAAAGAAAGCAACCGGCATGGATCTGGTCGTTTTCGAGGATAAAAACCAGGATGGAGTCGCCGACGGACCGTCCAAACCCCTGATCCAGCATATCAGCAACGTAAACTTTATCCAGAAGCGCGGTACGGACCACGCCACCAATGGCATTCGGATGGGCATTGATGGCTGGGTATACATTGCAGTGGGTGATTTTGGGTTTCACAAGGCAGTTGATCGGACAGGCAAAGAACTGACTATGCTGGGGGGCGGTATTGTCCGGGTGCGGCCCGATGGGACCGAAATGGAGGTATACACGCACGGTACCCGGAACATCTACGACGTAGCCATCGATCCGTACATGAATACGTTTACCCGCGACAACACCAATGACGGAGGCGGCTGGAACATTCGGTTCTCACACCACATTCAATCGGGCGAGTACGGCTATCCCGCTCTTTTCAAGCACTTTACGAACGAAATTATTCCAGCGCTAGTCGACGTGGGCGGGGGGTCCGGCACCGGTTCGCTCTACATGGATGAACCTTCATGGCCCGAAAAATACAACCATGTACCAATGATGGCTGATTGGGGCCGCAACCAGCTTTACCTGCACCGGGTGACAAGCGACGGAGCCAGCTTTGTGCAAAAAGAGGAAGCCTTCATCAAACTCCCTCAGATCACCGATGTCGATATCGATGGCTCCGGGCGGATGTACCTGGCCGCCTGGGACGGCGCTGGCTATACCGGAAACCCTGGCAAAGGGTACGTAGCCCGGGCCGTTCCGAAAGACTGGACATACGTACCCTTTAGCAATGTGAAGAAAATGTCGGTCAAAAAACTGGTTCAGTTGCTGCGCTCCAACAGTGCTGTGGCCCGGCTGGCGGCTCAGCAGGAGTTGTTGGGCCGAGCCGATGCCAGCGTACCGAAAACAGTTTGGTCGATTGCTACCGATAAACAGTTAGCCCTACCTGGTCGCATTGCGGCCATGTACACGTATGCTCAGTCAGCTGGTAATGCCGGAATACCCAATCTGGTCAAACTAACGGCTGACGAAACGATGCAGGAATATGCGCTGCGCGCCCTGGCTGACCGCAAGACACTCGCTGCAAACGTACCGCTTGAGCCATTCCTGGCGGGCCTGACCAGTTCCTCGCCCCGCGTTCAGACCGCGGCCATAATTGGCCTTGGCCGCCTGGGCAAGCCCGAAGCGGCGCAAGCCTTACTACAGGTACGTATGCCCGATTCGTTCGTGACGCCCGCATCAGGCACCGAAGGGCCGCATGCTACCCCCAATTCGGCCATTATTCCGGCTCACCTGGCGGTACGGGCGCTGGTTAACCTGCAGGCGGTCGACGCCTGCGTCAACGCCCTCAATACGAATCAATCGACGCTGGCTCTTTGGGCGTTGCAGTATATGCATGACCCGAAAGCGGTAAATGGGTTGCTGATGGCGTATACCAAAACAACCGATGCTGCCCAGAAAGCCAAGCTCTTAACAGCCGTGGCCCGGCTTTACAAAAAAGAAGCTGATTACGATGGTTCGTGGTGGTGGAGCACGCGTCCTGACACTCACGGTCCCTACTACCGCGCTATTGATTGGGCGTCGTCACCACAGATCAAAACTTGGCTCATCGAGGAGTGGAAAAAGAGTGATCAGAAGCCCTTTTTTACCGAACTGAACAGCCGGCTTCGGCTGGAAATCCCTGAGTTTGGCGTCGAGGAAACCGTCATCGCCAAAGAGGAGCCCAAGGTTGACCTGGAAAAAATCAGAACTAAGAAAGGGCAGATTGGCGAGTCGTCGATTGAGGACGTCATGCTGGCCATGGGTAACATCAAAGGGGACGCGGCCTTGGGCAAAACCTTGTTCGCGCAACAGGGATGTATTGCCTGCCACAGTCTCAACAAAAACGAGCCCATGAAAGGCCCGTTCATGGGGCAGATTGGGTCAATCATGACCCGCGAGCAGATTGCTGAATCCATTCTCAAGCCGGACGCATCCATCTCGCAGGGCTTCGCCACGGTATTCATCACGGCTAAAGGCAATAAGAGCTACACGGGCTTCGTCACCGAAGAATCGGCTAACCGGATTGTCATGCGCGACATCACGGGGAAAGTCTACACACTTAAAGCGTCTGAGGTGGTTTCCCGTAAAGAGATGGAGAATTCAATGATGCCGACTGGCTTGGCGAATTCGTTATCCTACGAAGAATTCGCCTCATTGATTACGTTTCTATCTCAGCAGAAGAAGTGA
- a CDS encoding SDR family NAD(P)-dependent oxidoreductase gives MIQPHLLIIGAGPGVAMGVARRFGREGFRVTLLARKPDSLDQLRAELTALGVDVATYAADVADFDGFRRRLEQAVNERGAVTVLHYNPSVYREADALTLDPALFMQDMRINGGGLLVAVQALCPAMIAAGSGTVLVTGGGSALHPSGPLLSLSVGKAAVRTMAECVRQTLEPQGIHVATVTINGSVGSNEHFSPDRIAEAFWSIHQQPRFAWTFELIH, from the coding sequence ATGATACAACCGCATCTTCTGATTATTGGCGCCGGGCCGGGCGTAGCGATGGGTGTAGCCCGGCGGTTTGGCCGTGAAGGCTTCCGCGTTACGCTGCTGGCCCGTAAGCCCGACTCGCTGGATCAGCTACGCGCTGAGCTTACTGCATTGGGCGTCGACGTGGCGACGTATGCGGCCGACGTAGCCGATTTCGACGGGTTCCGACGGCGCCTTGAGCAGGCGGTTAATGAACGGGGCGCCGTTACGGTACTGCACTACAACCCCTCGGTCTACCGCGAAGCCGACGCCCTGACGCTCGACCCAGCCCTGTTTATGCAGGATATGCGCATCAACGGGGGCGGGCTGCTGGTAGCCGTGCAGGCCTTGTGCCCGGCCATGATCGCCGCCGGGTCTGGCACTGTGCTAGTGACGGGCGGCGGGTCGGCCCTCCACCCCTCGGGTCCGCTGCTGTCGTTGTCAGTGGGCAAAGCGGCCGTCCGAACGATGGCCGAATGTGTGCGCCAAACGCTTGAGCCGCAAGGCATTCATGTGGCCACCGTCACCATCAACGGGAGTGTGGGTAGCAACGAGCATTTCTCGCCCGATCGGATTGCGGAAGCCTTCTGGTCAATCCACCAGCAACCCCGCTTTGCCTGGACGTTCGAACTCATCCACTAA